One genomic segment of Bradyrhizobium diazoefficiens includes these proteins:
- a CDS encoding cytochrome b5 domain-containing protein translates to MRAVIIGAGMGGLMTALALRQSGVFASVEVYEQTKVPSTAGAGLNVPPNGARICRWLGVDLDGGDPSGPDGVIEGGRAAILELTRQFNADGTVTQRPFDHVTAAGDSAGFHHMHRLDLLMCLYKRVFEFGPDSMAPCPITVHMDSRLTQLRQSAGEVVATFANGRSATGEVLVGADGINSATLQLAWPNPRPKRWTEVTCFRGLIPRAVVASLRKADGSPLDNNPIDSFSMDRHRTERSGATTYWVRGGELLNVWIARYEPDSAAFEQEEGDWFPVGRKEIIREVGEAFDGSPSRDDLVALAGAIVRPTKWGLYDRDALETWVQGRICLLGDAAHPMLPTFGQGAAQSFEDAAALASAFALHKDDVATALLHYERVRHYRATRFQLGSKFAFDHLRAKDTAEQKALLEKIDERVSPAFAHDKRGGEDDSWIYAYDARNIGAELPPKRLGPWDFRRAAKANYPATTSELWTPAAPARAPRPVTREEVARHKTRDDCWVIIRAKVYDITEWAPHHPGGAGIARMYAGKEATAEFGDYHSPEAVAHMSHFFIGDLVGAPTPA, encoded by the coding sequence ATGCGGGCAGTGATCATCGGCGCAGGAATGGGCGGGTTGATGACGGCATTGGCCCTGCGGCAGTCCGGCGTCTTCGCCTCGGTCGAGGTCTACGAGCAAACCAAGGTGCCGAGCACCGCAGGCGCCGGGTTGAACGTACCGCCCAACGGGGCGCGAATATGTCGTTGGCTGGGCGTTGACCTGGATGGCGGGGATCCCAGTGGCCCCGACGGGGTGATCGAGGGTGGCCGGGCTGCAATTCTGGAGTTGACACGGCAGTTCAACGCCGATGGGACGGTGACGCAGAGGCCGTTCGATCATGTCACCGCCGCAGGTGATAGCGCCGGATTTCATCATATGCACAGGCTGGACCTATTGATGTGCCTGTATAAGCGGGTGTTCGAGTTCGGTCCCGACAGCATGGCGCCATGCCCGATCACCGTGCACATGGACTCTCGGCTGACGCAGCTGCGTCAGAGCGCCGGCGAGGTAGTGGCGACCTTTGCGAACGGCCGAAGCGCCACGGGAGAGGTTCTCGTGGGTGCCGACGGGATCAACTCTGCAACATTGCAGCTGGCGTGGCCGAACCCGCGTCCGAAGCGCTGGACGGAGGTGACCTGCTTCCGTGGACTTATTCCGCGGGCGGTGGTCGCCTCGCTCCGCAAGGCTGACGGCAGCCCGCTGGACAATAATCCCATCGACTCCTTCAGCATGGACCGCCACCGGACCGAGAGGAGCGGGGCGACGACATACTGGGTGCGCGGCGGCGAGTTGTTGAACGTTTGGATCGCCCGCTACGAGCCCGACTCTGCCGCGTTCGAGCAGGAGGAGGGCGACTGGTTTCCCGTCGGTCGGAAGGAGATCATTCGCGAGGTGGGCGAGGCGTTCGATGGGAGCCCCAGCCGCGACGATTTGGTTGCTCTGGCGGGGGCGATCGTCCGTCCCACGAAGTGGGGCCTCTACGATCGCGACGCGCTCGAAACCTGGGTGCAAGGCCGCATCTGTCTGCTCGGGGACGCGGCGCACCCGATGCTGCCGACGTTTGGCCAGGGCGCTGCGCAGTCCTTCGAGGACGCCGCCGCGCTCGCCAGCGCCTTCGCGCTGCATAAGGACGACGTGGCGACGGCGCTGCTGCATTACGAGCGCGTGCGGCATTATCGCGCGACCCGTTTCCAACTCGGATCCAAATTCGCCTTCGACCATTTGCGCGCCAAGGACACCGCTGAGCAGAAGGCGCTACTTGAGAAAATCGACGAGCGTGTGAGCCCTGCCTTTGCCCACGACAAGCGCGGTGGCGAGGACGACTCCTGGATCTATGCGTACGATGCCCGCAACATCGGCGCCGAATTGCCTCCCAAGAGATTGGGGCCGTGGGACTTCCGCCGCGCCGCAAAGGCCAACTACCCCGCGACCACGAGCGAGCTCTGGACACCGGCTGCTCCCGCCAGGGCTCCACGCCCGGTCACGCGCGAAGAAGTCGCCCGGCACAAAACGCGCGACGACTGCTGGGTCATCATCCGGGCAAAAGTCTACGATATCACGGAGTGGGCACCCCATCACCCCGGTGGCGCAGGAATCGCCCGCATGTATGCCGGCAAGGAAGCTACTGCCGAATTCGGTGACTATCACAGTCCTGAAGCTGTCGCCCACATGTCGCATTTCTTTATCGGCGACCTCGTCGGCGCTCCAACACCTGCGTGA
- a CDS encoding GDCCVxC domain-containing (seleno)protein has protein sequence MRPSRNACRFYYDCEGCGKRLKPLASDCCVFCSYRSMPCPPIQSGGCCN, from the coding sequence GTGCGGCCATCAAGAAATGCCTGTCGGTTTTATTATGACTGCGAGGGCTGCGGAAAGCGCCTCAAACCCCTCGCCAGCGATTGTTGTGTGTTCTGCTCCTATCGATCAATGCCGTGTCCGCCGATCCAAAGCGGTGGTTGTTGCAATTAA
- a CDS encoding thiosulfate oxidation carrier protein SoxY — MMRATEGAPMQSISRREVLPSATQLTAIAAAGTLSPADSAPADAAAEIARFTAGVIPDAGRIAIDLPEIAENGNAVPLAVDIDHPMTPESHVVEVLVVAEANPWPRIARFHFTPMSGRAMVATRIRLAGTQTIQVLARTSENRILTAQRQIKVTIGGCGG, encoded by the coding sequence ATGATGCGCGCTACTGAAGGAGCACCCATGCAATCCATTTCGCGCCGCGAGGTCCTGCCCAGTGCAACTCAACTGACTGCCATTGCTGCGGCTGGCACGCTGAGCCCGGCCGATTCCGCACCGGCTGACGCGGCCGCCGAGATTGCCAGGTTCACAGCCGGCGTCATCCCCGACGCCGGCAGGATCGCAATCGATCTGCCGGAGATCGCGGAAAATGGCAATGCCGTCCCGCTCGCGGTCGATATCGACCACCCGATGACACCCGAAAGCCACGTCGTCGAAGTGCTCGTGGTCGCCGAGGCCAACCCCTGGCCGCGCATTGCCAGATTTCATTTCACGCCCATGAGCGGACGGGCAATGGTCGCGACCCGGATCCGGCTTGCGGGCACGCAGACCATTCAGGTCCTGGCCAGGACCAGCGAGAACCGAATCCTTACGGCTCAAAGGCAGATCAAGGTCACCATCGGCGGTTGCGGCGGCTGA
- a CDS encoding LysR substrate-binding domain-containing protein, with amino-acid sequence MKALEGELAIKLFNRERQRLIITEAGQGYLAVVRDALDRIAAGTERLLQRQSAGVLTVSTSPDFAAKWLVHRLGHFAEAHAGIDLRVSATLHHVDFAREEVDLAVSHGDGNWPGLDAVRLGAERLFAVCSPKLLSSRRRLGGAADILKYPLIHLDSRSDWEKWLRGVGIDDAGVTHGPVLNRASMVIDAAINGQGIALARTTLAAWDLMNGRLVMAFPEPLSVSKTYWIVCPKATSALPKIAKFRDWLLAEAAADLRQLKKLASQPGDRKPPHADGSDRARRRRLRREAV; translated from the coding sequence GTGAAGGCGCTGGAAGGGGAGCTGGCGATCAAGCTGTTCAATCGTGAACGCCAGCGGCTTATCATCACCGAAGCAGGGCAGGGCTATCTCGCTGTCGTGCGCGACGCGCTCGATCGTATTGCCGCGGGGACGGAGCGTCTGCTGCAGCGACAAAGCGCTGGCGTTCTGACGGTCAGTACCTCGCCAGATTTCGCAGCCAAATGGCTGGTTCATCGGCTGGGCCATTTTGCCGAGGCTCATGCGGGAATTGATCTTCGAGTCTCCGCAACCCTGCATCACGTCGATTTCGCGCGCGAGGAAGTTGATCTCGCCGTGAGTCATGGCGATGGCAATTGGCCGGGTCTTGATGCTGTCAGGCTTGGTGCCGAACGGCTCTTTGCCGTATGCAGCCCAAAGCTCTTGTCCAGTCGACGACGCCTTGGCGGAGCAGCCGATATTCTGAAGTATCCCCTGATCCATCTCGACAGCCGTTCAGATTGGGAAAAATGGTTGCGCGGCGTTGGCATTGATGACGCAGGCGTCACCCACGGTCCGGTGCTCAATCGGGCCAGCATGGTGATCGATGCTGCAATCAATGGGCAGGGCATTGCACTTGCGCGCACCACATTGGCGGCTTGGGATTTGATGAATGGCCGGCTCGTGATGGCCTTCCCAGAACCACTTTCCGTGTCAAAGACCTACTGGATCGTATGCCCGAAGGCGACTTCGGCGCTGCCGAAGATTGCGAAGTTTCGGGATTGGCTGCTGGCGGAAGCGGCGGCTGACTTGCGGCAGCTCAAAAAGCTCGCGTCTCAGCCCGGTGATCGAAAGCCGCCGCACGCCGACGGCTCAGACCGAGCGAGGAGGCGCCGGCTCAGGCGAGAAGCCGTCTGA
- a CDS encoding cupin domain-containing protein, giving the protein MFQLAAAFLFALTVSANAQTNRQELKRADLTGTDMEIIVSVVDVPPGNELARHTHHGEEAVYVLEGATLALPDGKEVPFPTGRVSINTRDVPHAGFKIAGDKTLKMLTVHIVDKGKPLVEPAK; this is encoded by the coding sequence ATGTTTCAATTAGCAGCCGCCTTTTTATTCGCACTCACCGTCTCCGCAAACGCCCAGACAAATCGCCAGGAGTTAAAGCGCGCCGATCTAACCGGCACGGACATGGAGATCATCGTAAGCGTGGTCGACGTGCCGCCCGGTAACGAACTGGCAAGACATACCCACCACGGAGAAGAGGCCGTATACGTTCTCGAAGGCGCCACCCTGGCCCTTCCCGATGGCAAAGAGGTGCCGTTTCCGACTGGCCGGGTCTCGATCAACACGCGCGACGTCCCCCACGCCGGCTTCAAGATTGCCGGAGACAAGACGCTCAAGATGTTGACCGTCCATATCGTCGACAAAGGCAAGCCGCTTGTCGAGCCCGCGAAGTGA
- a CDS encoding Rap1a/Tai family immunity protein gives MLRKLLLAFVFSLAAFKAPLHASDLTGEALAFACSANVPDLKREKNADDHAKLCNAYINGWDDARIAFLQGTRTFCPTGMTVKEMSVIFFDYLAGHREARELPAAQALMLAFKDNFPCQEPSSVSRESSARVHIADLPTEVGQIAKDVAAACKEAEEDGTRGDLDKTVSVYERGDGKRLAIFDPSKICTFHGNGACSTGGCDFYVYSEQSPKSWKKEFDQTAFDKRVIEGRQGQMQLKILMEVRGDMPPCNRKRKEATCNFELTWRGNGFGWKLIR, from the coding sequence TTGCTTCGGAAGCTTCTTCTGGCTTTTGTGTTCTCCCTTGCGGCTTTCAAGGCTCCGCTCCATGCCAGCGATTTAACAGGAGAGGCTCTCGCGTTCGCTTGTTCAGCCAACGTGCCCGACCTGAAGAGGGAGAAGAACGCGGACGATCACGCGAAGCTTTGTAATGCATATATTAACGGGTGGGATGATGCGAGAATTGCCTTCCTTCAAGGAACGAGGACGTTTTGTCCTACGGGAATGACCGTCAAAGAGATGAGCGTAATCTTCTTTGACTATTTAGCAGGACATAGAGAGGCGCGGGAGCTTCCTGCCGCCCAAGCTCTTATGTTGGCGTTCAAAGACAACTTCCCTTGTCAGGAGCCATCAAGCGTATCGCGCGAAAGCTCCGCCAGGGTTCACATCGCTGACTTGCCGACCGAGGTCGGACAAATAGCGAAGGATGTCGCAGCTGCTTGCAAAGAGGCTGAAGAGGACGGCACTCGCGGGGACTTGGACAAGACGGTCTCTGTCTATGAGAGAGGTGACGGCAAGCGGCTCGCCATTTTCGATCCCAGCAAGATATGCACATTTCACGGAAACGGAGCGTGCTCTACCGGCGGATGTGATTTTTACGTCTATTCAGAGCAGTCGCCCAAATCTTGGAAAAAGGAATTTGATCAAACTGCATTCGATAAACGCGTGATCGAAGGCAGGCAGGGGCAGATGCAGCTAAAGATCCTGATGGAAGTACGGGGCGATATGCCCCCGTGTAATCGCAAGCGCAAAGAAGCCACATGCAATTTTGAGCTCACGTGGCGGGGCAATGGGTTCGGTTGGAAACTTATTCGGTGA
- a CDS encoding tyrosine-type recombinase/integrase encodes MTDIRIALNDKAIAQLPTPEDGWYLARDTELKGFFVVVGKRKRTFTVQGDLRHRGRRASTVRVSIGDASELTTRAARAIAKEYLAQISKGQHPKPRQGGKAEQAEADGNIAVAVTTLKQAWQRYLEAHLIRKGRSEKTISGYRDHVERLFAEWLDTPLLDLANDPGRVAKKHDELTKENGPYMANGSMRTLRAIYNHARKTNRSLPRDNPADAVDWNQEERRNTGMGTGDLKGWFVELANLDNPIRREFHLFTLLCGSRPTALQRAKPEHINFRRRTLHIPKPKGGSKRAFDIPLSREMILSLIRVLRFGRQMHPSQAQEWLFPAESASGHLAETKEDRDILSKWGNDLRQTFRTIATAAGVSEFDAKLLMNHSIPGVNAGYVTRHKLVEDHLRSQQQAISTVMFSALGKLRTEHGAVIEWLGHRASRTAVSQFRSKPTALDEKQERIRRAA; translated from the coding sequence ATGACCGACATTCGCATTGCTCTCAACGACAAGGCCATCGCTCAGCTACCGACCCCTGAAGATGGATGGTATCTGGCTCGCGATACAGAGTTGAAAGGCTTCTTCGTGGTCGTGGGGAAGCGAAAAAGAACCTTCACTGTTCAAGGTGATCTTAGACATCGAGGAAGGCGGGCCTCAACCGTCAGAGTGTCCATTGGAGATGCCAGCGAGTTGACGACCCGAGCGGCCCGCGCGATCGCTAAGGAATATCTTGCTCAGATCAGCAAAGGACAGCACCCGAAACCAAGGCAAGGCGGGAAAGCCGAACAGGCCGAGGCCGATGGGAATATTGCTGTAGCGGTTACCACCCTGAAGCAGGCTTGGCAACGCTATCTGGAAGCCCACTTGATCCGAAAAGGCCGTAGCGAGAAAACGATAAGTGGATATCGCGATCACGTCGAACGACTCTTTGCGGAATGGCTCGACACCCCTCTGCTCGATCTCGCGAACGATCCCGGTCGCGTTGCCAAAAAGCATGATGAACTTACCAAGGAGAACGGTCCCTACATGGCGAATGGCAGCATGCGGACGCTGCGGGCCATTTACAATCATGCTCGGAAGACCAATCGATCGCTGCCGCGTGACAATCCAGCAGATGCAGTCGATTGGAATCAGGAGGAGCGCAGGAATACTGGAATGGGCACCGGCGATTTGAAAGGATGGTTCGTAGAGCTGGCAAATCTAGACAATCCAATTCGGCGCGAGTTTCATCTTTTCACATTGCTGTGTGGGTCTAGGCCCACCGCATTGCAGCGGGCTAAGCCCGAACACATCAATTTTCGACGGCGAACGCTCCACATCCCTAAGCCCAAGGGAGGTAGCAAGCGCGCGTTCGACATCCCGCTGTCTCGGGAAATGATCCTAAGCCTCATTCGGGTGCTTCGTTTCGGCAGGCAAATGCATCCGTCTCAGGCGCAAGAGTGGTTATTCCCAGCCGAGAGCGCCTCCGGACACCTTGCGGAAACAAAGGAGGATCGAGATATCTTATCAAAATGGGGCAATGACCTTCGTCAAACATTTCGAACAATTGCCACCGCTGCCGGCGTTTCCGAATTCGACGCCAAGCTCCTCATGAACCATTCAATCCCTGGAGTGAATGCAGGCTATGTCACTCGACACAAACTGGTTGAAGACCATCTGCGCAGCCAACAACAAGCCATCAGTACCGTCATGTTTTCCGCACTCGGTAAGTTGCGCACAGAACATGGAGCTGTAATCGAATGGCTTGGTCACCGGGCAAGCCGAACAGCTGTGAGCCAATTCCGATCGAAGCCGACCGCTCTCGACGAGAAGCAAGAAAGAATTCGGCGAGCAGCCTGA
- a CDS encoding ABC transporter permease: MTYIQLSYGDLVLPALLVVMDGTLSLVLRLKLEKQLAIATVRMVLQLVLVGYVLTFLFAAVSPLWTALAALIMVLFASREIVARQKRRLPGVWSYSLGAGCTLLAAGTITMFALLTELRPDPWYHPRYALPLLGMILGNTMTGISLGLDVLTNSLMRERTAVEACLALGGTRHQALLPIVRDALRSGFMPIMNSMAAIGLVSLPGMMTGQILAGVEPVDAAKYQLLIMFLIAGGTGLGTLVAVMGGARLLTDHRHRLRLDRIASDTPN, from the coding sequence GTGACCTACATCCAACTGTCGTACGGTGATTTGGTCCTGCCCGCTCTCCTTGTCGTCATGGACGGCACTCTCTCGCTTGTTCTCCGTCTCAAGCTTGAAAAACAACTGGCCATCGCGACTGTGCGGATGGTGCTTCAGCTCGTCCTCGTTGGATACGTGCTGACGTTCCTGTTCGCTGCGGTGTCGCCGCTCTGGACCGCCCTTGCCGCCCTCATCATGGTTCTCTTCGCCTCGCGGGAGATCGTCGCGCGGCAGAAGCGGCGCTTGCCGGGCGTTTGGAGCTACAGCTTGGGCGCCGGCTGCACCCTGCTCGCCGCGGGTACCATCACGATGTTCGCGCTCCTGACGGAGCTGCGCCCGGATCCCTGGTATCATCCGCGCTATGCGCTGCCTTTGCTGGGCATGATCCTGGGCAACACCATGACCGGCATAAGCCTGGGCCTGGACGTGCTGACGAATAGCCTTATGCGCGAACGGACCGCCGTAGAGGCGTGTCTTGCACTCGGCGGTACTCGGCATCAGGCACTGCTGCCAATCGTCCGGGACGCGTTGAGAAGCGGCTTCATGCCGATCATGAACAGCATGGCGGCGATCGGCCTTGTTTCCTTGCCCGGGATGATGACTGGCCAGATTCTCGCGGGCGTCGAGCCCGTGGACGCGGCAAAGTATCAACTGCTGATTATGTTCCTGATCGCTGGCGGTACAGGCTTAGGCACTCTCGTTGCTGTCATGGGAGGAGCACGCCTGCTCACCGATCATCGACATCGATTACGCCTTGATCGAATTGCCTCAGATACACCCAATTGA
- a CDS encoding ABC transporter ATP-binding protein has translation MLTVSGLKRLHISVSFHLQDGECVALQGPSGVGKTLLLRSIADLDPNEGTVKLDGTLREAMPAPAWRKQVTYVAAEPGWWCDTVQEHFTGWDDALPLVRRFGLSDDCGPWPIQRLSSGEKQRLGLVRALMLRSRVLLLDEPTSALDSASAAAVESLIAERIASGTSVVWSTHDDAQARRVGSRVFAMSPDGGIEENRP, from the coding sequence ATGTTGACGGTCAGCGGGCTCAAGCGCTTGCACATTTCCGTGTCGTTCCACTTGCAGGACGGCGAATGCGTCGCCCTGCAAGGGCCTTCGGGAGTCGGGAAAACCTTGCTACTCCGCTCCATCGCGGATCTCGATCCCAACGAAGGAACGGTCAAGCTGGACGGAACGCTGAGAGAAGCGATGCCCGCTCCTGCCTGGCGAAAACAAGTGACCTATGTCGCCGCCGAGCCCGGCTGGTGGTGCGACACCGTGCAAGAGCACTTCACGGGCTGGGATGACGCCCTCCCGCTGGTCAGACGTTTTGGGCTGTCGGACGACTGCGGACCCTGGCCAATCCAGAGGCTCTCCTCCGGAGAGAAACAGCGGCTGGGACTTGTAAGGGCGCTTATGCTGCGATCGCGGGTGCTTTTGCTGGACGAGCCAACCTCGGCGCTCGACTCGGCATCCGCCGCGGCCGTGGAATCCTTGATCGCCGAACGCATTGCGAGTGGAACGAGCGTCGTTTGGAGTACCCACGACGACGCTCAAGCCCGCCGGGTCGGGTCAAGGGTATTTGCGATGAGCCCCGATGGTGGGATCGAGGAAAATCGACCGTGA
- a CDS encoding Cj0069 family protein, protein MDIERRPFHRRTVAILSRGDDAARRDATPQKSRFFDVIEALAAVGVEARPVIYDESFADAVREQLLAVGGVLVWVNPIQDGRNRAGLDSLLRDVATQGVWVSAHPDVILKMGTKEVLYRTRSMGWGSDTALYQTAAAMRAELPLRLATGPRVIKRNRGNGGQGVWKVETLPNTSTIRVLDATKDASEELTLDDFLRRCAEHFESGSVIDQPYQPRLSEGVIRCYMAGDRCAGFGHHKVKPLVDSPAARSEAGPRLYTSNADPRFQRLRRLMEDEWTPQLTSLLDIARDDLPMIWDADFMLGRVQTDGSDSYVLGEINVSSVHPYPVEAPTEIASRVADRLQLKL, encoded by the coding sequence ATGGACATCGAAAGACGACCCTTCCATCGACGTACCGTCGCCATCCTCTCGCGAGGAGATGATGCCGCGCGACGGGATGCGACCCCGCAAAAAAGCCGCTTCTTTGACGTCATCGAAGCGCTCGCCGCCGTCGGCGTCGAAGCGCGGCCAGTGATCTACGACGAAAGCTTCGCAGACGCGGTCCGTGAGCAACTGCTCGCGGTGGGCGGCGTGCTCGTCTGGGTCAACCCAATTCAAGACGGCCGTAACCGCGCCGGTCTCGACTCCCTGCTGCGGGACGTCGCCACGCAGGGCGTGTGGGTCAGCGCTCATCCGGACGTCATCCTCAAGATGGGCACCAAAGAGGTCCTCTATCGTACCCGCTCGATGGGGTGGGGATCGGACACGGCGCTATATCAAACCGCCGCCGCGATGCGTGCCGAGCTGCCTCTACGGCTCGCAACCGGTCCACGCGTGATCAAGCGCAACCGCGGTAACGGCGGCCAAGGCGTCTGGAAGGTCGAGACGCTGCCGAACACCTCCACGATAAGGGTGCTCGACGCGACCAAGGACGCGTCCGAGGAACTGACGCTGGATGATTTTCTTCGTCGCTGCGCGGAGCATTTCGAAAGCGGCAGCGTGATCGATCAACCCTACCAGCCGCGCCTAAGCGAAGGTGTGATTCGCTGCTATATGGCAGGCGACCGCTGCGCCGGCTTCGGTCACCACAAAGTCAAACCCCTGGTCGACTCGCCCGCCGCGCGTTCCGAGGCCGGACCGCGGCTCTATACATCCAATGCAGACCCGCGCTTCCAGCGACTGCGCCGGTTGATGGAGGACGAGTGGACGCCACAGCTAACCTCGCTGCTCGATATCGCCCGTGATGACCTGCCCATGATCTGGGACGCCGACTTCATGCTTGGCCGGGTGCAGACGGACGGGAGCGACAGCTACGTGCTCGGCGAGATCAATGTCAGCTCGGTGCATCCCTATCCGGTCGAGGCGCCGACGGAGATCGCCAGCCGGGTTGCCGACCGGCTGCAGCTTAAGCTTTGA
- a CDS encoding PepSY domain-containing protein gives MRTSTIYRTALLLALAASPAHALTQEELIAKIQAAGYSQVQDVKSTAEGITAQAVKEGKPVKLVVDSSGQIKERN, from the coding sequence ATGCGGACATCAACGATCTATCGGACCGCGCTCCTCTTGGCGCTTGCGGCGTCGCCCGCACATGCCCTGACCCAGGAGGAACTGATCGCCAAGATCCAGGCGGCCGGCTACTCGCAAGTGCAAGACGTCAAATCGACGGCCGAAGGCATCACCGCGCAGGCGGTAAAGGAGGGTAAGCCGGTGAAGCTTGTCGTCGACAGCAGTGGCCAAATCAAAGAGCGGAATTGA
- a CDS encoding DUF1259 domain-containing protein — protein sequence MKKTILALVGIVCLFAFRFAPLFPAYAQDADWQKVEETLGRKPAVSDDVRRYGFPRSDLSVTLDGVTIKPALALGGWVAFKPVHGGAMVMGDLVLLETEINPVMAKMIASGLEITAVHNHLLRASPATFYMHVAGHGDPVKLASAIHDGLAESKTPLTVAAPANPPPAVDIDTAKLDQIIGVKGQANSGVYQFNVKRRDPITQDGMPLTPVSPMGVATGINFQPTAGGKAAITGDFVLTGDEVNPVILALRTHGIEVTALHSHMLDEQPRLFFMHFWANDDAIKLAEGLRAALDKTASTKS from the coding sequence ATGAAGAAGACCATCCTGGCCCTCGTCGGCATCGTCTGCCTTTTCGCATTCCGCTTCGCGCCCTTGTTCCCCGCGTATGCTCAAGATGCCGACTGGCAGAAGGTTGAGGAGACACTCGGTCGCAAGCCTGCCGTCTCCGACGACGTTCGCCGCTACGGCTTCCCCCGCAGCGACCTCTCCGTGACTTTGGACGGCGTCACGATCAAGCCGGCGCTGGCGCTGGGCGGCTGGGTTGCATTCAAGCCCGTGCATGGCGGCGCCATGGTGATGGGCGACCTCGTGCTGCTCGAGACCGAGATCAATCCGGTGATGGCGAAGATGATCGCGAGCGGCCTCGAAATCACTGCCGTGCACAATCATCTGCTGCGGGCGAGCCCGGCGACGTTCTACATGCATGTCGCCGGCCACGGCGACCCCGTCAAGCTGGCCTCGGCCATCCACGATGGTCTCGCCGAAAGCAAGACGCCGCTGACCGTCGCGGCGCCGGCGAACCCGCCGCCCGCCGTCGATATCGACACTGCGAAATTGGACCAGATCATCGGCGTGAAGGGCCAGGCCAATAGTGGCGTCTACCAGTTCAACGTCAAGCGGCGCGACCCGATCACGCAGGACGGCATGCCGTTGACCCCAGTCAGCCCGATGGGCGTCGCGACCGGCATCAATTTCCAGCCGACGGCGGGCGGCAAGGCCGCCATCACGGGAGACTTCGTGTTGACCGGCGACGAGGTCAACCCCGTCATCCTGGCGCTGCGGACGCATGGCATCGAGGTGACCGCACTGCACAGCCACATGCTGGACGAGCAGCCTCGGCTCTTCTTCATGCATTTCTGGGCGAACGACGATGCCATCAAGCTCGCAGAAGGCCTACGCGCAGCGCTCGACAAGACCGCGAGCACGAAGAGCTAA
- the chrA gene encoding chromate efflux transporter produces MGELVRYFLRLGFLGFGGPVALVGQMERELVDDKKWLTKEQMRETIAICQSLPGPLAIQVGIFIAYLRCGFWGAWAGGWAFILPNFIIVAALGALFVHLGDLKAVTGIFYGVSPAVIALILHSCYRLAKLGMEDWLQWVIAAVCLAVTVILKAEVALLFIGSGIVGIVYYGQVRRPPVALQLALIPAAAPAAVPAATGSTLGKLLLFFLKAGSLTFGSGLVIVPFLEQGLVQQYGWLNEREFLVAVAIGMMSPGPVVITATFVGYLVAGFWGSLISTVGIFLPSFLLVLIAAPLLARHRKNPNVQGFVKGAYAAAIGTILGASFLLGKIAIGDWLTALIGIVSLAVLFRWKVSNPLLIAATAVIGLAAYPVLQPAWVLTGLK; encoded by the coding sequence ATGGGTGAATTGGTCCGCTACTTTCTGCGACTGGGCTTTCTCGGCTTCGGCGGACCGGTCGCACTGGTTGGCCAGATGGAGCGCGAACTCGTCGACGACAAAAAGTGGCTCACCAAAGAGCAGATGCGCGAGACCATCGCCATCTGCCAATCGCTGCCCGGACCGCTCGCGATCCAGGTCGGCATCTTTATCGCCTATTTGCGCTGCGGTTTCTGGGGGGCCTGGGCCGGCGGCTGGGCGTTCATCCTGCCAAATTTCATCATCGTCGCGGCGCTTGGCGCGCTTTTCGTCCACCTCGGAGATCTCAAGGCGGTCACCGGAATCTTTTATGGCGTCAGCCCGGCCGTGATCGCTCTGATCCTGCATTCCTGCTACCGGCTTGCCAAGCTCGGCATGGAAGACTGGCTGCAGTGGGTGATCGCAGCCGTCTGTCTGGCCGTCACCGTGATCCTGAAGGCCGAGGTCGCGCTGCTGTTCATCGGGTCGGGTATCGTGGGTATCGTCTATTACGGCCAGGTCAGGCGCCCACCGGTCGCGCTGCAGCTTGCGCTGATCCCGGCGGCGGCGCCCGCCGCCGTCCCGGCCGCGACCGGTTCGACGCTCGGCAAGCTGCTGCTGTTCTTCCTCAAGGCGGGCTCGCTGACCTTCGGCAGCGGGCTCGTCATCGTTCCCTTCCTGGAGCAAGGACTGGTGCAGCAGTACGGCTGGCTCAATGAGCGCGAATTCCTGGTGGCTGTCGCGATCGGCATGATGAGCCCCGGGCCGGTCGTGATCACGGCAACCTTCGTCGGCTATCTGGTGGCGGGCTTCTGGGGCTCTCTGATCTCGACGGTCGGTATCTTCTTGCCGTCCTTCCTGCTGGTCCTGATCGCGGCCCCGTTGCTGGCGCGCCATCGCAAGAATCCGAATGTGCAGGGCTTCGTGAAGGGCGCTTACGCGGCGGCGATCGGAACCATCTTGGGCGCGAGCTTCCTGCTCGGCAAGATCGCGATCGGCGACTGGCTGACTGCGCTCATCGGCATCGTCTCGCTCGCCGTGCTGTTTCGTTGGAAGGTCAGCAATCCCTTGCTTATTGCCGCGACGGCGGTCATTGGGTTGGCTGCCTATCCGGTCCTGCAGCCTGCATGGGTGCTCACAGGGCTGAAGTGA